A single Glycine soja cultivar W05 chromosome 14, ASM419377v2, whole genome shotgun sequence DNA region contains:
- the LOC114383879 gene encoding uncharacterized protein LOC114383879 has product MTKKSEKEGVKKTKSELAREKKEVIPCTGKEVPYPLVPSKKDKEQQLAQFLDIFKKLEITIPFGEALQQMPLYSKILKDLLTKKSKYIHSDNIVVEGNCTLIDLGASINLTPLSMCKRLGELEIMPTKMTLQLADHSITKPYGVIEDVLVRVKHFTFPVDFVVMDIEEDTEVPLILGPPFMLTASCVVDMGKKKLEMGIAD; this is encoded by the exons atgacaaaaaagagtgaaaaagaAGGAGTCAAGAAGACAAAGAGTGAGCTTGCACGTGAAAAAAAGGAGGTTATTCCATGTACAGGGAAAGAGGTGCCATATCCTTTGGTACCAtcaaagaaagacaaggagcaaCAATTAGCTCAGTTCCTTGacatcttcaagaaattggagataaCAATTCCCTTCGGAGAAGCCttgcagcagatgccactctattCAAAAATTTTGAAAGATCTATTAACCAAGAAGAGCAAGTACATTCACAGTGATAATATTGTTGTGGAGGGAAATTGCA CTCTCATTGATTTGGGGGCCAGTATAAACTTGacgccactctccatgtgcaagAGACTTGGAGAGTTGGAGATTATGCCAACAAAGATGACACTACAACTAGCAGATCATTCTATTACCAAACCATATGGtgtaattgaagatgttttggttagAGTGAAGCATTTTACTTTCCCCGTTGATTTTGTAGTGATGGATATTGAAGAGGACACTGAAGTCCCCTTGATCTTGGGACCTCCCTTCATGTTAACTGCCAGTTGCGTGGTGGATATGGGAAAGAAAAAGTTGGAAATGGGCATAGCTGATTAG